The Pimelobacter simplex genomic sequence GGCCGCCTCGTCACCGACGCGGCCGGGCGGGTCCTGGCGCGCGAGCCGTTCGTGCGCGCCTGACGTCCCTGGGTCAGAGCCGCAGGACCCGGCCCGCGACGACCAGGTGCACCTCGCCGCAGACCTCCGCGACGCGCTGGTTGACGGTGCCGAGCAGGTCGCGGAACAGCCGCGCCGACCGGTGCTCCGGTACGACGCCGAGGCCGACCTCGTTGGTGACGAGCACGACGTGCCCGGTCTCCGGCCCGCGCTCGCCGAGCGCGGCGACGAGGTCGTCGAGCAGGCCGAGGACGTGCGCCTCGACGTCCTCGACGCGCGCGTCCCAGAGGCCGGCGTCGTCGATCACGCCGGTGAGCCAGGTGCCGAGGCAGTCGACGAGGACCGGGGCCGCGCCGGAGGCGCGCAGCACCCCGGCGACGTCGCGGGTCTCGGCCGTGGTCCAGGACGCCGGGCGGCGGCTGCGGTGCGCGGCGATCCGGGCGGCCCAGTCGGCATCGTCGTAGACCGGGCCGGCCGCGACGTAGGTGACGTCGCCGGACCCGGCGACGAGGCTCTCGGCGTGGCGGGACTTGCCGGAGCGGACGCCGCCGGTGACGAGGATC encodes the following:
- the cobU gene encoding bifunctional adenosylcobinamide kinase/adenosylcobinamide-phosphate guanylyltransferase, giving the protein MKILVTGGVRSGKSRHAESLVAGSGDVTYVAAGPVYDDADWAARIAAHRSRRPASWTTAETRDVAGVLRASGAAPVLVDCLGTWLTGVIDDAGLWDARVEDVEAHVLGLLDDLVAALGERGPETGHVVLVTNEVGLGVVPEHRSARLFRDLLGTVNQRVAEVCGEVHLVVAGRVLRL